In Candidatus Methylomirabilis sp., the sequence CAGGCGGGAATCGGGGGGGTCCAGGCCCTCCCTCTCTTCCTCCTGGTGGCGGGCCACATCGTCGTGGACGCCAACCAGAACGTCCTCCCGGTCCTCCTGCCGGTGGCCAAGGCCACCTTCGACCTCACCTACTCTCAGGTGGGTCTGGTGGCGGCCCTCCTTTCCCTGACCTCCTCCCTGGCGCAGCCCATCTTCGGCTGGCTCTCCGACCGGTGGCGGTTCGACTGGCTCCTGGCGGTCGGGGTCGCCTGGACCGCCCTGTTCATGGGGACAACGGGCGTCGCCCCGTCCTATCCTGCCCTCCTGCTCGCCGTGGGACTGGCGGGGCTCGGGACCGCCGCGTACCATCCCAAGGCCTCGATGGGCGTCGCGGCCGCGGCGGGGGTCCGGAAGGGGGCGGCGATGTCGCTCTTCTCCGCGGGGGGGAACCTCGGCTTCGCCCTCGGCCCGATCGCGGGGGCTTTCCTCCTCTCCCGGTTCGGCCCCCCCGGGACGCTCGGGCTGCTCCTGCCCGGGGCGGTCCTGGCCGTGGCCCTCCTCGCCGTCCGGCCTCCGCGTCTCCCGAGGCCCCGTCTCGCCGCAGGGGAGCACGGGGGCGAGGCCCCCGTGCCGGTCCTCGGGCTCAGCCTCCTCATCCTCGCAGTCTCCCTCCGCTCCTGGACCTACCAGGCCACCATCATCTTCCTGCCGTTTCTCCTCGCGAACGACCGCCAGCCGGCCGCGCCGTCCAGCGTGGCCCTGTTCCTCTACCTGTTCTGCGGCGCGCTCGGGGGCCTTCTGGGGGGCACGCTCTCGGACCGCTGGGGACGCCGCAGCATCCTCGTCGGGACGATGATCAC encodes:
- a CDS encoding MFS transporter, with translation MRPEPQAGIGGVQALPLFLLVAGHIVVDANQNVLPVLLPVAKATFDLTYSQVGLVAALLSLTSSLAQPIFGWLSDRWRFDWLLAVGVAWTALFMGTTGVAPSYPALLLAVGLAGLGTAAYHPKASMGVAAAAGVRKGAAMSLFSAGGNLGFALGPIAGAFLLSRFGPPGTLGLLLPGAVLAVALLAVRPPRLPRPRLAAGEHGGEAPVPVLGLSLLILAVSLRSWTYQATIIFLPFLLANDRQPAAPSSVALFLYLFCGALGGLLGGTLSDRWGRRSILVGTMITYAPLMLGFQATDGGLALLLLALSGAALLASFSAAVVFAQELLPTRVGLASGLTLGFAFGAGGIGAGVTGVLIDAVGLEWGMASLSLLPLGAALACVPLKERRIPAPATG